From the genome of Ectobacillus sp. JY-23, one region includes:
- a CDS encoding MFS transporter, with amino-acid sequence MNKTYTFWMMVSIVAISGLSQGMLLPAIAMIFEAKGVSSSVNGLHATALYIGILVISPFLEKPMQRFGMKPVIMLGGFMVVLSLFFFTQIFSFWIWFALRFIVGVGDHMLHVGTQTWITTSSDPHRVGRNVSIYGVSFSAGFAIGPYLASTVSYGLATPFMISTVLCLIGWLLMIPTQNAFPEQEMGEKKGSSVIRYKKVLQLSWLALLAPFVYGLLEAMLNSNLPVYGLRNGLTIEQISFLLPVFSIGGILTQIPLGVLSDKIGRRTVLTWVFGVGALLFMLAAAGEQHYWLQLLCVFLAGMVVGSTFSMGLGFMTDTLPKYLLPAGNILCGIAFSLGSITGPIFGGIFIEYLTGISFYISISLLLGAVCLIYITRTRRQEIPINKKRIENF; translated from the coding sequence TTGAATAAAACGTATACATTTTGGATGATGGTAAGCATTGTGGCAATTTCAGGATTGTCTCAGGGTATGCTGTTGCCTGCCATCGCAATGATTTTTGAGGCAAAAGGTGTAAGCTCCAGCGTGAACGGTTTGCATGCTACTGCATTATACATCGGTATTTTAGTTATTTCCCCATTTTTAGAAAAGCCCATGCAACGATTTGGCATGAAACCTGTTATTATGTTAGGCGGATTCATGGTTGTTTTGTCTCTTTTCTTCTTTACACAAATCTTCTCATTTTGGATTTGGTTTGCACTTCGATTTATAGTTGGTGTGGGAGATCATATGCTTCATGTTGGAACACAAACATGGATTACTACATCTTCTGACCCACACCGCGTTGGTAGAAATGTATCTATTTATGGCGTATCCTTTAGTGCTGGATTTGCGATTGGTCCGTATTTAGCGAGCACAGTATCGTACGGACTAGCGACACCGTTTATGATTTCGACCGTTTTGTGTTTAATCGGTTGGTTATTGATGATTCCTACGCAAAATGCCTTTCCTGAGCAGGAAATGGGAGAAAAAAAAGGTTCATCTGTTATTCGGTATAAAAAAGTGTTGCAGCTAAGTTGGCTAGCGTTATTGGCACCGTTCGTTTATGGTTTACTAGAAGCAATGCTTAACAGCAACCTACCTGTATACGGACTGCGTAACGGATTAACAATCGAGCAAATCTCTTTTTTACTACCTGTTTTTTCTATCGGGGGTATTCTAACGCAAATTCCGCTTGGGGTATTAAGTGATAAAATAGGAAGAAGGACAGTTTTAACATGGGTGTTTGGAGTTGGTGCACTGCTGTTTATGTTGGCAGCTGCAGGTGAACAACACTACTGGTTACAATTGCTTTGCGTTTTTCTTGCTGGTATGGTGGTAGGATCAACCTTTTCGATGGGACTTGGATTTATGACAGACACCTTACCAAAATATCTCCTTCCGGCAGGAAACATATTGTGCGGAATTGCTTTTAGCCTTGGAAGTATTACAGGTCCTATATTTGGCGGTATTTTTATTGAATATTTAACAGGTATTAGTTTTTACATTAGTATTTCTTTACTACTCGGTGCTGTCTGTTTGATTTATATCACACGTACAAGACGTCAAGAGATCCCCATTAATAAGAAGCGAATAGAAAATTTTTAG
- a CDS encoding ABC transporter ATP-binding protein encodes MAMVAYAEIKHLTFQYPNETKPALSSVSLAISKGQFVVLAGRSGSGKTTLLRHLKKELQPIGRCSGEVLYEGQHVQELSSMQSAQEIGMVFQNPENQLVMDTVIQELAFSLENLGYDTSTIQKRIAELISFLGFQDLLHRSVHTLSGGQKQLVNLAAVLILQPRLLLLDEPTAQLDPIAAKEFLTLLKRIHEELGITIIMSEHRLDEVLPLADRLVFMENGSVLYDASPIEVTARLWERNELRLYLPQIPRLFLEWGVTVPPLTVRDGQRILPNLTPVQSAVYERKKRNVLLEAKGIYFQYEKNGALILQNLSLAIQTGEWVSLVGKNGTGKSTLLTVLAGLRSIRRGKLLWEGKQLHKTDAQIGYVSQQPSYHFTQDTVWEELFLQAQELGYKQPEEVVTALLSRFHMEGTKRRHPHDCSGGEQQLLAICSVLLQRPKLLILDEPTKGLDPEKKEELANQLSQLQKEGTTIMMATHDVEFAAKYTDCCVMLFDGQIISEHMPQQFFSENFFYTTAINRLVRKQLPQALIWEDVVHTCPSTMLQS; translated from the coding sequence GTGGCTATGGTGGCGTATGCAGAAATAAAACATCTTACTTTTCAATATCCAAATGAAACTAAGCCGGCGTTGTCCTCTGTGTCGCTAGCGATTTCAAAGGGGCAATTTGTTGTATTAGCGGGGCGTTCCGGTTCAGGAAAAACGACGTTGTTGCGTCACCTAAAGAAGGAATTGCAGCCAATTGGTCGATGCAGTGGAGAAGTGTTGTACGAAGGACAACACGTGCAGGAATTGTCATCTATGCAATCTGCACAAGAAATTGGTATGGTGTTTCAAAATCCAGAAAATCAATTGGTGATGGATACTGTGATACAAGAGTTGGCGTTTTCACTAGAAAATCTGGGGTATGATACGAGTACAATTCAAAAGCGGATTGCTGAGTTGATTAGCTTTCTTGGCTTTCAGGATTTGCTTCATCGTTCGGTCCATACGCTGTCTGGTGGGCAAAAGCAACTTGTTAATTTAGCTGCGGTTCTTATTCTGCAGCCGAGGCTACTGTTGCTGGATGAACCCACAGCACAGCTTGACCCGATCGCCGCAAAAGAGTTTTTAACTTTACTGAAACGTATTCATGAAGAACTTGGTATAACAATTATAATGAGTGAGCATCGATTAGATGAGGTATTACCCCTTGCCGATCGTCTTGTATTTATGGAGAATGGAAGTGTTTTATACGATGCCTCTCCTATAGAAGTGACGGCACGTTTATGGGAACGCAATGAGCTTCGGCTATATTTGCCACAAATTCCGCGTTTGTTTTTAGAATGGGGAGTGACAGTGCCACCACTGACGGTACGTGATGGACAACGAATCTTACCAAATCTAACACCCGTACAGTCTGCTGTATATGAAAGGAAGAAACGCAATGTTTTACTAGAAGCAAAAGGCATTTATTTTCAATACGAAAAGAACGGCGCGCTTATTTTGCAAAACTTATCTCTCGCCATTCAAACAGGGGAATGGGTAAGTCTTGTTGGTAAAAACGGGACTGGTAAGTCAACACTTCTTACTGTACTAGCAGGATTGCGTAGCATTAGGCGCGGGAAGCTGTTATGGGAAGGAAAGCAGCTTCACAAAACAGATGCGCAAATCGGTTATGTATCACAACAGCCTTCTTATCATTTTACACAGGATACCGTGTGGGAAGAGCTGTTCTTACAAGCGCAAGAACTTGGCTATAAACAGCCCGAAGAGGTTGTCACTGCATTGTTGTCTCGTTTTCATATGGAAGGAACAAAGCGTCGTCATCCGCATGATTGCAGTGGCGGTGAACAGCAATTGCTTGCAATTTGCAGTGTGTTACTACAACGGCCAAAACTTCTTATTTTAGATGAACCGACGAAAGGGTTAGATCCAGAGAAGAAGGAAGAGCTTGCCAATCAGCTGAGTCAGTTGCAAAAGGAAGGAACAACCATCATGATGGCAACACACGATGTGGAGTTTGCCGCAAAGTACACAGATTGCTGCGTGATGTTGTTTGACGGACAAATCATTTCTGAGCATATGCCGCAACAGTTTTTTAGTGAAAACTTCTTTTACACAACAGCAATTAATCGACTTGTTCGGAAGCAATTACCACAGGCATTAATATGGGAGGATGTGGTGCATACATGTCCAAGCACAATGCTGCAATCATAG
- a CDS encoding DUF378 domain-containing protein: protein MKFLSYLTTILLIVGGLNWLFVALDFNLVEEVFGSVPALVDTVYWLVGLSALYQIYDRFFSK from the coding sequence ATGAAATTCCTATCGTATCTCACTACAATTTTGTTGATTGTCGGTGGACTCAACTGGTTGTTCGTGGCTTTGGATTTCAATTTGGTGGAAGAGGTATTTGGTTCTGTTCCCGCACTTGTTGACACAGTGTATTGGCTCGTTGGTCTCTCTGCATTGTATCAAATCTATGATCGTTTTTTCAGTAAATAG
- a CDS encoding metalloregulator ArsR/SmtB family transcription factor — translation MQLSRLVQFHKVMSDPTRIRILVLLSKGSKHGQTLAGILGLTPPTVSHHMSKLRELNLVGEHRNKNTVYFHVNKSILEHYASGLIDILQQEEDVMKYNAEHQKIVDNFSLKDGRLKTIPAQRKKKLILLHHIAKGLKRGKVYEEKEINEYIKQYHDDYATIRREFIINQIMYREKGRYELNPEEMWQKP, via the coding sequence TTGCAATTAAGTCGTTTGGTTCAATTTCATAAAGTAATGAGTGATCCCACTCGAATTCGTATTCTTGTCTTACTTTCTAAAGGGTCTAAGCATGGACAAACATTGGCAGGTATACTAGGACTTACTCCTCCTACCGTATCTCATCACATGTCAAAACTACGCGAATTAAATCTTGTAGGTGAACATCGGAACAAGAACACTGTATATTTTCATGTAAACAAGTCGATTTTGGAGCACTATGCTTCTGGTCTAATAGATATACTACAACAGGAGGAAGATGTAATGAAATATAACGCGGAGCATCAAAAAATCGTAGACAATTTCTCACTGAAAGACGGGCGCTTGAAAACAATTCCAGCGCAGCGGAAAAAGAAGCTTATCCTTTTGCATCATATAGCTAAAGGGTTAAAGCGTGGCAAAGTGTATGAGGAGAAAGAAATTAATGAATACATTAAACAGTACCATGATGATTATGCGACCATCCGCCGTGAATTCATTATAAACCAAATCATGTACCGTGAAAAAGGTAGATACGAGCTAAATCCAGAGGAAATGTGGCAAAAACCATGA
- a CDS encoding energy-coupling factor transporter transmembrane component T, with translation MRSAFAEFHPAVLFSYYIGVIVLAMTLLHPFILLSMVLLLSLLNYIHGTTMKPLLFSSFVIAVFIAVMNPLFTHRGSTILFYVQDNPVTLEAITYGYTMALSFLAVSFAFVSYQTIVSSHKFLYLFSRVSPKVALLTMISIRFVPLFMRRLGQIQLVHKHKGVGIKAKVSQGMKLLSVLLVCSLEEALQTADSMSARGFGTTKRSTYIRYRMSNRDYRLFAVLLGLFLGAVVLASQGIGVLVIYPKLPSLMLRGIGILSYMLCILYVSIPLVIEGREWLWWRMQK, from the coding sequence ATGAGAAGCGCATTTGCGGAATTTCATCCGGCTGTTTTATTTTCTTATTATATAGGAGTTATCGTGTTAGCAATGACACTTTTGCATCCGTTTATTTTACTGAGTATGGTGTTGCTTTTATCTCTATTAAATTATATACACGGCACCACGATGAAGCCTTTATTGTTCAGTTCATTTGTGATTGCGGTTTTTATCGCAGTGATGAATCCGCTGTTTACCCATCGCGGCAGTACGATTTTATTTTATGTGCAAGATAATCCCGTTACACTTGAGGCAATTACGTATGGCTATACAATGGCACTGTCATTTTTGGCGGTGTCCTTTGCTTTTGTATCTTATCAGACAATTGTGTCGAGTCATAAATTTTTATATTTATTTTCGCGTGTTTCCCCAAAAGTAGCGCTCTTAACTATGATTTCCATTCGATTTGTACCACTGTTTATGAGACGTCTTGGACAAATTCAACTCGTGCATAAGCATAAGGGAGTTGGTATAAAAGCGAAGGTATCACAGGGAATGAAGCTTTTATCGGTGCTTCTTGTATGTTCTTTGGAAGAGGCCCTGCAAACTGCTGACTCAATGAGCGCCAGAGGTTTTGGGACAACAAAGCGAAGTACATACATTCGTTACAGAATGAGCAATCGAGATTACCGGCTTTTTGCAGTTTTACTGGGACTATTTCTTGGTGCTGTAGTTCTTGCGTCTCAAGGAATCGGTGTTTTGGTCATCTATCCAAAGCTACCATCGCTTATGTTACGTGGTATAGGTATCCTTTCATACATGCTGTGCATCTTGTATGTGAGTATACCGTTAGTTATAGAAGGAAGGGAGTGGCTATGGTGGCGTATGCAGAAATAA
- a CDS encoding ECF transporter S component: protein MSKHNAAIIGVCLTMIGALAYLSFVNARHFLWISILILAMTILPFYIRFEKKAFASREIVLIAVLAAIAAVSRVPFSVLPSVQPTSFVIIVSALVLGGEVGFLIGATAALVSNLFLGQGPWTLWQMCGWGLMGLITGMLRNYTFMQKHIGRITFGIVAGFVFGWFTNISVFITFLGELTWQTLLLTYVTSFYFDLAHAASNAFFLAVFGKQWIKILTRFKGKYGLLE, encoded by the coding sequence ATGTCCAAGCACAATGCTGCAATCATAGGTGTATGTCTCACAATGATAGGAGCATTGGCTTATCTATCATTTGTGAATGCGAGACACTTTTTATGGATTAGTATCTTAATTTTAGCTATGACGATACTTCCGTTTTACATTCGTTTTGAGAAAAAGGCTTTCGCATCGAGAGAGATTGTGTTAATTGCTGTTTTGGCAGCCATTGCAGCAGTGAGCCGCGTGCCGTTCTCTGTTCTACCTAGTGTACAACCCACTTCATTTGTTATTATTGTTTCTGCTCTGGTACTGGGGGGAGAGGTTGGCTTTTTAATTGGTGCGACGGCGGCACTTGTATCTAATCTCTTTTTAGGACAAGGACCGTGGACACTGTGGCAAATGTGTGGTTGGGGTTTAATGGGGCTTATCACAGGTATGCTGCGAAATTACACGTTTATGCAAAAGCACATTGGTCGTATTACGTTTGGTATTGTAGCTGGGTTTGTGTTTGGGTGGTTCACAAATATCTCAGTGTTTATCACGTTTCTAGGTGAGCTAACTTGGCAAACGTTATTACTGACTTATGTCACAAGTTTTTATTTTGATCTAGCGCATGCGGCCTCCAATGCTTTTTTCTTAGCTGTATTTGGAAAACAGTGGATCAAAATACTAACACGTTTTAAAGGGAAGTATGGGTTATTAGAATAG
- the serC gene encoding 3-phosphoserine/phosphohydroxythreonine transaminase has translation MGRVYNFSAGPSMLPLAVLEKAQQEFLDYCGTGMSVLEMSHRSSAFSEIIAQAEALLRELMNIPDTYKVLFVQGGASLQFSMVPLNLFKAGTADYIHTGSWSKKAIAEARKYGHVHVASSSENQNFTYIPDVHDLRPEADYVHITTNNTIEGTVFTKLPDTGSVPLVADMSSNILSQVYDISKFGVIYAGAQKNIGPAGLTVVIIREDLIGHAQKECPTMLDYSTHVKHGSLYNTPATYSIYMAKLVFEWLKEQGGVEAIEAINRKKAALLYDFLDESKLFSTPVLSDYRSIMNIPFMTPTAELDAAFLQGAKAQGLETLKGHRSVGGMRASIYNAMPMEGVEQLVSYMKTFEKNYR, from the coding sequence ATGGGTCGAGTGTATAATTTTTCTGCAGGTCCATCTATGTTGCCGCTTGCTGTTTTAGAGAAAGCACAACAAGAGTTTTTAGATTATTGCGGCACAGGCATGTCTGTATTAGAAATGAGCCATCGCTCCAGCGCGTTTAGTGAGATTATTGCACAAGCAGAGGCACTTTTGCGAGAATTGATGAACATACCTGATACGTACAAGGTGTTATTTGTACAGGGTGGTGCATCACTTCAATTTTCGATGGTGCCTCTCAATCTATTTAAAGCAGGCACAGCTGATTATATACATACAGGCTCCTGGTCCAAAAAAGCGATTGCAGAAGCTCGTAAATACGGACATGTCCATGTGGCGTCTTCCTCAGAAAATCAAAATTTCACATATATACCGGATGTGCATGATCTTCGCCCAGAAGCGGACTATGTGCATATCACAACCAACAACACTATTGAAGGAACCGTGTTTACAAAACTTCCTGATACGGGGTCTGTTCCGCTAGTAGCGGATATGTCTTCCAATATTTTATCGCAAGTATATGATATTTCTAAATTTGGAGTCATATATGCAGGTGCTCAAAAAAACATTGGACCGGCAGGATTGACAGTTGTAATTATTCGTGAAGATTTAATTGGTCATGCGCAAAAAGAATGCCCGACCATGCTTGATTACAGCACACATGTCAAACATGGTTCCCTGTACAATACGCCAGCCACTTACAGCATTTATATGGCAAAGTTGGTATTTGAGTGGCTCAAGGAACAAGGTGGTGTAGAAGCGATTGAAGCAATAAATCGTAAAAAGGCAGCTTTGTTGTATGACTTCTTAGATGAGTCCAAGTTATTTTCTACCCCTGTTTTGTCAGATTATCGTTCTATCATGAACATCCCATTTATGACACCTACAGCTGAACTGGACGCTGCCTTTTTACAAGGAGCGAAAGCACAAGGGTTAGAAACGTTAAAAGGTCATCGCTCAGTCGGTGGTATGCGTGCTAGTATCTATAATGCTATGCCGATGGAAGGTGTGGAACAGCTAGTTTCTTATATGAAAACATTTGAGAAAAATTATCGTTAG
- a CDS encoding SDR family NAD(P)-dependent oxidoreductase: MNYKNKIVLVTGGANGIGKSITAAYAKAGATVIMADIDKEQGEKLATIYQNQGYKVFFYPIDLQHVQHIQHMFEEVSDEHGNVQILINNAGLSKFKPFFTLTVEEWDEVLNVNLRGMVFAAQAFAKQNQGTSYGRIVNIASTRAFMSEPHSEAYAASKGGIVALTHALAISLSKEHITVNSISPGWIQTDHYEELAEQDHEQHPSLRVGRPEDIVNACLFLTDEKNDFINGENIIIDGGMTKKMIYTE, translated from the coding sequence ATGAATTATAAAAACAAAATAGTACTTGTAACAGGCGGCGCAAATGGAATTGGAAAAAGTATTACAGCAGCCTATGCCAAGGCCGGTGCAACCGTTATTATGGCAGACATTGATAAAGAGCAAGGTGAAAAATTGGCAACGATATACCAAAATCAGGGATATAAAGTCTTCTTTTATCCAATTGATTTACAACATGTGCAGCATATACAGCACATGTTTGAAGAGGTTTCTGATGAGCATGGAAACGTACAAATTCTGATTAATAATGCTGGTCTCAGTAAGTTTAAACCGTTTTTCACGTTAACAGTGGAAGAGTGGGACGAAGTGCTAAACGTTAATTTACGAGGCATGGTATTTGCCGCACAAGCTTTTGCTAAGCAAAACCAAGGAACTTCTTACGGCCGCATCGTTAATATCGCTTCCACACGTGCATTTATGTCAGAACCGCATTCCGAGGCGTATGCTGCTTCTAAAGGCGGTATTGTCGCGCTGACGCATGCCCTAGCCATATCATTAAGTAAAGAACATATTACCGTGAATAGTATTAGTCCTGGATGGATTCAAACAGATCATTATGAGGAACTTGCTGAGCAAGACCACGAGCAGCATCCTTCTTTACGGGTTGGAAGACCTGAGGACATTGTAAATGCGTGCTTATTTTTAACAGATGAAAAAAATGACTTCATTAATGGTGAAAATATCATAATTGATGGGGGCATGACGAAGAAAATGATTTATACGGAATAA
- a CDS encoding alpha/beta fold hydrolase: MAVELAVKSIVLSNGETMAYRESGSGNEVIILVHGNMTSSKHWDVVMNELTDYKVYAVDLRGFGFSTYNNEINSLQDFADDVKLFTDEMGLSSFTLVGWSTGGGVAMQFAATYPEVVKSIVLIESVGISGYPIFKKDENGAPLIGEFLKTKDEIATDPIQVAPVLQALQHKDTNFYRTLWNMVIYTQKQPAPEQYEAYLADMLTQRNLVDVNYSLVTFNISHQHNGVVEGSGAVSNIKAPVLIIQGDRDYVVPMTMAEGIHEAIPHSKLVVLEDCGHSPLVDCLDELVAHIRNFIA, translated from the coding sequence ATGGCAGTCGAATTGGCAGTAAAATCCATTGTGCTTTCTAACGGAGAGACAATGGCGTATCGTGAGAGTGGTTCTGGTAATGAAGTAATCATATTAGTTCACGGCAATATGACATCATCCAAGCATTGGGATGTTGTCATGAACGAACTTACAGATTATAAAGTGTACGCTGTTGATTTACGCGGATTTGGCTTTTCTACATACAACAATGAAATTAACTCCCTTCAGGATTTTGCAGATGATGTAAAGCTGTTTACAGATGAAATGGGCTTGTCTTCATTTACACTTGTCGGTTGGTCTACCGGCGGCGGTGTGGCTATGCAATTTGCAGCAACCTATCCTGAAGTTGTAAAATCGATAGTGTTGATTGAATCAGTCGGTATTTCTGGTTATCCAATATTTAAAAAGGATGAGAACGGCGCACCGCTCATTGGAGAGTTTTTGAAGACAAAAGATGAAATTGCCACTGACCCTATTCAAGTGGCACCTGTCCTCCAAGCCTTACAACATAAAGATACAAACTTCTATCGCACGCTTTGGAATATGGTCATTTATACCCAAAAACAGCCTGCTCCAGAACAATACGAGGCGTATCTTGCCGATATGCTTACCCAGAGAAACCTTGTAGATGTGAATTACAGTTTAGTGACGTTCAATATTTCTCATCAACATAACGGCGTTGTTGAGGGAAGTGGAGCAGTTTCTAACATTAAAGCCCCTGTTTTAATTATACAGGGTGATCGTGATTATGTTGTACCGATGACAATGGCGGAGGGCATTCATGAAGCCATTCCTCATTCAAAACTTGTTGTTCTTGAAGATTGTGGTCATTCACCGCTTGTCGACTGCCTAGACGAGCTTGTCGCACATATTCGTAATTTTATAGCGTAA
- a CDS encoding NAD(P)/FAD-dependent oxidoreductase — protein sequence MTQSVIVIGGGIGGLTAGALLAKVGYDVTILEASKEWGGCAGKFKRGPYTFPVGATLGMGFEDGGIHERILHFLDISVRTLLLEEVMHIHMPNQTFIFQRNRDQHMTELQKVFPSQGSNLRAFYQDVYAIASEIRKLMKPLPVLPPTTFKEWVMLFGSLSITSPRLLPYFNQTLSMLLHKHGLSDVTDFVHLIDAQIIDSMQVTNETCSLLLGCLALDIYHEGAFYVEGGLFQVANSLAQCITEHNGNTKLGRRVVAVDQTDEGWTVRDHRGDCYRAQHVISNVPIGNLQQFLAPTIISKLPRSFHNKVATMQWGAFTLYLAIKEEVIPAHTPLFQQVLTGKGMSEGEHLFLSLSHPDDRKRAPSGTRTLTVSTHIDLSKWKTKDAYDERKSYMTEKMLESIQCVFPQLHEGIIEIIAGAPRAWERFTGRAGVGGFPQSTEHALFQSVSHRTGIPGLWLCGDTIFPGAGTIGVSVSGYHVFRSITNNKYQLP from the coding sequence ATGACACAATCCGTAATTGTAATTGGCGGCGGGATTGGTGGTTTAACAGCCGGCGCATTACTAGCGAAAGTCGGTTATGACGTAACTATATTAGAAGCATCAAAAGAATGGGGCGGGTGTGCTGGGAAATTTAAGCGCGGTCCCTATACGTTTCCTGTTGGTGCCACACTTGGCATGGGGTTTGAAGATGGAGGAATACATGAGCGTATTTTGCATTTTCTGGATATTTCAGTAAGGACTTTGTTGTTAGAGGAAGTTATGCATATTCATATGCCTAATCAAACGTTTATTTTTCAACGTAATCGTGACCAACATATGACAGAATTACAAAAGGTGTTTCCTTCACAAGGGAGTAATCTAAGAGCTTTTTATCAAGATGTATATGCCATTGCCAGTGAAATCCGTAAGCTCATGAAACCATTACCTGTTTTACCGCCAACAACTTTTAAAGAGTGGGTAATGCTATTCGGTTCCCTATCTATTACATCTCCGCGTCTACTACCATATTTTAATCAGACACTTTCTATGCTTCTTCATAAACATGGTTTGTCAGATGTCACAGATTTCGTTCATCTTATTGACGCGCAGATTATCGATAGTATGCAAGTAACGAATGAAACTTGTTCACTGCTATTAGGATGTCTTGCACTTGATATTTATCATGAAGGTGCATTTTACGTGGAAGGTGGTTTGTTCCAAGTAGCAAATTCTTTGGCACAATGTATTACAGAACATAATGGAAACACAAAATTGGGAAGAAGGGTCGTTGCCGTAGATCAAACAGATGAAGGGTGGACGGTAAGAGATCACCGCGGTGATTGTTACAGAGCACAACATGTGATTAGTAATGTACCAATTGGAAACCTACAGCAGTTTCTAGCGCCCACTATTATAAGTAAACTGCCAAGGTCGTTTCATAACAAAGTAGCTACTATGCAGTGGGGAGCGTTTACACTGTACCTGGCTATTAAAGAGGAGGTTATTCCCGCTCATACACCTTTGTTTCAACAGGTACTTACAGGAAAAGGGATGTCTGAGGGAGAGCACTTATTTTTATCGCTTTCACATCCTGATGATCGCAAGCGAGCCCCGAGCGGAACACGAACTCTTACTGTTTCTACACACATTGATTTGTCAAAATGGAAAACAAAGGATGCATACGACGAACGAAAAAGCTATATGACAGAAAAAATGCTTGAAAGTATACAATGTGTTTTCCCACAGCTTCACGAGGGAATAATAGAGATAATTGCAGGGGCGCCGCGCGCTTGGGAACGATTCACAGGAAGAGCTGGTGTAGGTGGATTTCCGCAAAGTACAGAGCATGCCTTGTTTCAAAGTGTGTCCCATCGCACGGGAATTCCAGGACTTTGGCTCTGCGGTGATACTATTTTTCCAGGTGCTGGGACAATTGGTGTTTCTGTGAGCGGATATCATGTATTTCGCTCTATCACTAATAACAAATATCAATTACCGTAA
- a CDS encoding NETI motif-containing protein: MTKQVSKKRFEVLPEETISDCLARMEAEGYVPSRRTEEPVFREVMKDGKSVPEVWGRKIVFEGKLQIQK, translated from the coding sequence ATGACAAAACAAGTATCTAAAAAGAGGTTTGAAGTGCTACCGGAGGAAACAATTTCGGATTGTTTGGCAAGAATGGAAGCAGAAGGCTACGTACCTTCGCGCCGCACAGAAGAGCCTGTTTTTCGAGAAGTGATGAAAGATGGGAAATCTGTACCAGAGGTATGGGGTAGGAAAATTGTGTTTGAGGGAAAGCTTCAAATTCAAAAATAA
- a CDS encoding DUF2164 domain-containing protein produces MMTREEKMNIATKIQEYFSEQGWERIGNLEAEAFLDYMMKETGPYMYNEAVQDAQKLISERIQNIEEELYGLEKPIKK; encoded by the coding sequence ATGATGACACGCGAAGAAAAAATGAATATTGCAACAAAGATACAAGAATACTTTTCTGAGCAGGGATGGGAGAGAATTGGAAATTTAGAGGCAGAAGCCTTTTTAGACTACATGATGAAAGAAACAGGTCCGTATATGTATAATGAAGCGGTACAAGACGCGCAAAAACTTATTTCGGAACGTATACAAAACATAGAAGAAGAGCTATATGGTCTTGAAAAACCAATAAAAAAATGA